In Cytophagales bacterium, the following are encoded in one genomic region:
- a CDS encoding alpha/beta fold hydrolase, translated as MNSLQLIKFPSGTECLVNGSEWIEKRQFGVVFLNAGIVNMVGPNRIYTKLAERLKHEGFPSFRFDFSGVGNGIQESNEFTFEDYQINETTFVLEEIKQQFGIKQFILLGLCSGGDVAFRMARSEHPMLLGTILINAFLLPREEIKLVHDDAKNRLEKRLHQQNIFSLKKWVGLFRKGPKHLIHILKKFTDSSSIISHPSHTTSSRDDSTLVGMDSHPMLLVYSEGSVSYEVFKKKFSKQYKKMVAHGANNLNLMYFAHTDHNFATVISQLKLFDAVVNWLKEIKLVSHSSSEKPAIENLYH; from the coding sequence ATGAACAGCTTGCAATTAATCAAATTTCCCTCCGGTACCGAATGTTTGGTGAACGGATCAGAGTGGATCGAGAAGCGTCAATTTGGGGTAGTCTTCCTGAATGCAGGTATCGTGAATATGGTAGGACCTAACCGCATTTACACCAAACTTGCCGAAAGACTCAAGCACGAAGGTTTTCCGTCTTTCAGGTTTGATTTTTCAGGGGTAGGCAATGGGATTCAGGAAAGCAATGAGTTCACTTTTGAGGATTACCAAATCAATGAAACCACTTTTGTTTTAGAGGAGATCAAGCAGCAATTCGGAATCAAGCAATTCATCCTGTTAGGCTTATGTTCAGGTGGAGATGTGGCTTTTCGCATGGCCAGGAGTGAACACCCAATGCTATTGGGTACCATTTTGATCAATGCCTTTCTCCTTCCTCGTGAAGAGATCAAGTTGGTCCATGATGATGCGAAAAACAGGTTGGAAAAAAGGCTCCATCAACAAAACATCTTCAGTTTAAAAAAATGGGTCGGTCTCTTCCGTAAGGGCCCAAAACATCTGATCCACATCCTGAAAAAATTCACTGATTCAAGCAGCATAATAAGCCATCCATCACACACCACATCCTCACGAGACGATTCCACTTTAGTAGGGATGGATTCCCATCCCATGCTGCTCGTATATTCCGAAGGAAGTGTCAGCTATGAGGTATTTAAGAAAAAATTTTCTAAACAGTATAAAAAAATGGTGGCACACGGGGCAAATAACCTGAATTTGATGTATTTTGCTCATACTGATCACAACTTCGCTACCGTAATCAGTCAGCTGAAATTATTTGATGCTGTTGTTAATTGGCTGAAAGAGATCAAGCTAGTCTCACATTCATCCAGCGAAAAACCTGCTATTGAGAACCTATATCATTAA
- a CDS encoding ABC transporter permease: MKLLFRRIGRHWINISLNFGSLLLGLVSFLLILNYVIFEYSYDTFHEGSDRIYRMYVTAMRGDEALESMAVLSAPIAPEIQKAFPEVEASVRIRTPGNNAGYNVVTFHNKSFVERTVAFVDPSFFDVFNFPIVQGDDKQPLDEPNSIVISEAYAKKYFENKNPIGRVLKFKNLNSEYLCKVTAVSKVPENSHLNFDMFINLNTYFSAYDQEKGRTDWAVHGFYSYMRLREGTEPREFEKRYKEHLDEINAFAKSIPELDFYYLMQPLDKVHFETAHLNYSLEGRKVSKAAVDSLLMLSLLTIIISWFNFTNLSMHRYTLGTRDIAIRKIMGSSKISAVKSYFYESLLVSFAATVAAILVTQMILPSFNELVGLDLSYYIFNYPIIWISMILFLLSSAMISSGVPGIVMAKINPINTIRSKNVFVSNKFTRRLKGVLIVSQLVAILALSLGSYTVYQQISYMLNMEVGADIENTIILREPIEDRTGDTHVQRLITLKERLERSPQVESVCISSDVPTIDLTWNELYSSDHTETDMSIGSSWIDPDFVGAYNINILAGRSFEKDRLSDSTSVVMNQSAMYLLGFKDPEEALNSNITRYGQQLKVVGIMDDYHTTPMRKAQTPVIYNYINSGKYQYVSVKYNSNSLRAIDTVTESWESVYTTREGMEFFFLNEHFGMQYDSEKYFAKVMLVLALISIILGVFGIYGILHNDIAARTKEIAMRKVLGSTNLNVIFVLSKEILQFVLIATVLGWVLIYYIIRQWLENYAYSIDMPVLSFFLGGLLILLIAVLSILSNVFSVVGKKPIQALKAE; this comes from the coding sequence ATGAAGCTATTATTCAGAAGAATAGGAAGACATTGGATCAATATCTCACTTAATTTTGGTAGCCTCCTGCTTGGACTGGTTTCCTTTTTGCTGATCCTCAATTACGTCATTTTCGAATACTCATACGATACCTTCCACGAAGGCTCAGACCGTATTTACCGGATGTATGTTACGGCCATGAGAGGTGATGAAGCCCTTGAAAGCATGGCGGTATTGAGCGCCCCGATCGCTCCTGAAATTCAAAAAGCTTTTCCTGAGGTGGAAGCCTCCGTTCGCATACGGACTCCAGGTAACAACGCAGGTTACAATGTAGTTACGTTTCACAACAAATCTTTTGTGGAGCGTACTGTCGCGTTTGTTGATCCATCCTTCTTTGATGTCTTTAACTTTCCTATCGTACAGGGCGATGACAAACAGCCCCTGGATGAGCCGAACTCAATCGTCATCTCTGAAGCTTACGCTAAAAAATATTTTGAGAATAAAAACCCGATTGGTCGTGTACTGAAGTTCAAAAACCTAAACTCCGAATACTTATGCAAGGTAACCGCTGTAAGTAAGGTCCCCGAGAACTCGCACCTCAACTTTGACATGTTCATTAATCTGAACACCTATTTCTCAGCATACGATCAGGAGAAAGGACGAACGGACTGGGCTGTCCACGGCTTCTATAGCTACATGAGACTGAGAGAGGGGACAGAACCGAGGGAATTTGAAAAACGATACAAGGAACATTTGGATGAGATCAATGCTTTTGCCAAAAGTATTCCTGAGCTTGATTTTTATTATTTGATGCAACCACTCGATAAAGTTCATTTCGAAACTGCACATCTCAATTATAGCCTGGAAGGTCGAAAGGTCAGTAAGGCGGCAGTAGATTCTTTATTGATGCTTAGCCTGTTGACCATTATCATTTCGTGGTTCAATTTCACCAACCTTTCGATGCATCGCTACACCCTGGGCACGAGGGATATAGCAATTCGAAAAATCATGGGTTCTAGTAAAATAAGTGCGGTAAAAAGTTACTTCTACGAATCACTCCTGGTCAGCTTTGCGGCCACTGTAGCTGCGATTTTAGTCACACAAATGATCCTTCCTTCTTTTAATGAGCTGGTTGGGTTGGACCTCTCCTACTACATCTTCAATTATCCGATCATCTGGATCTCTATGATCCTGTTTCTGCTCTCCAGTGCCATGATATCCTCAGGGGTACCAGGCATCGTGATGGCAAAAATCAATCCGATCAATACCATTCGATCAAAAAATGTATTTGTTTCCAACAAATTCACCCGAAGATTGAAAGGTGTCTTGATCGTTTCACAACTAGTTGCAATTCTGGCGCTTTCGCTAGGGTCTTACACTGTGTACCAGCAAATCAGCTACATGTTGAACATGGAGGTAGGTGCTGACATTGAAAACACCATCATTCTAAGGGAACCGATTGAGGACCGAACCGGTGACACACATGTTCAGCGATTGATCACTTTGAAGGAGCGGCTGGAAAGATCTCCTCAGGTGGAAAGTGTCTGTATTTCCAGTGACGTCCCAACCATTGACCTGACCTGGAATGAATTATACAGTTCCGATCATACGGAGACAGATATGTCCATCGGTTCATCGTGGATCGATCCGGATTTTGTAGGTGCTTACAACATTAACATTCTTGCCGGACGCAGTTTCGAGAAAGACCGTTTATCCGATAGCACCAGTGTGGTCATGAACCAGAGCGCTATGTATCTCCTTGGATTCAAGGACCCGGAAGAAGCTCTCAATTCCAATATCACGCGTTATGGACAACAATTGAAAGTCGTGGGAATCATGGATGACTACCACACCACCCCCATGCGAAAAGCACAAACCCCAGTGATCTACAATTACATCAATAGCGGTAAATACCAATATGTATCTGTGAAATACAATTCAAACTCTTTGCGGGCGATAGATACGGTCACTGAAAGTTGGGAAAGTGTCTACACAACCCGTGAAGGAATGGAGTTTTTCTTCCTCAATGAGCATTTCGGCATGCAATATGATTCTGAAAAATACTTTGCGAAGGTCATGTTGGTGTTGGCACTGATCTCCATCATTCTAGGTGTATTCGGTATATATGGCATTCTGCACAATGATATTGCCGCCAGAACGAAGGAGATCGCGATGCGAAAAGTGTTGGGCTCTACAAACCTCAATGTCATTTTCGTACTCTCTAAGGAAATTCTTCAATTTGTATTGATTGCTACTGTATTAGGTTGGGTTTTGATCTACTACATCATACGTCAGTGGCTGGAGAACTATGCCTATAGCATAGACATGCCAGTACTATCCTTTTTCCTTGGGGGGCTATTGATCCTGCTGATCGCAGTGCTTTCCATCTTATCCAATGTATTTTCTGTTGTAGGGAAAAAGCCTATTCAAGCGTTGAAAGCTGAATAG
- a CDS encoding ABC transporter ATP-binding protein: MIIDVRDVVMNYPIPKSYKDWLIRPFAPRKKVTALHPCSLTIERGDKIAFLGANGAGKTTLLKLIGGLLYPTSGEILVNHYQTQKQNMQARQTIGFVLNEERSFYWRLTGRQNLEFFGKLDNLKGEALHQKIDELLDLVQLTAHAEKDFAGYSSGMKQRLAIARGLLADPEVLILDEPTRTLDPIGKEEVIALIKMKIHQQLDRTLLIATHDLEEAQAMCNKIIIMKAGKILHYGTTDAILAQYGSLQDYYFEMIMGQPTPRYHELLA; encoded by the coding sequence ATGATCATTGATGTCAGGGACGTAGTGATGAACTACCCCATACCAAAAAGTTATAAAGATTGGCTTATCAGGCCTTTTGCGCCCAGAAAGAAAGTTACCGCATTGCACCCATGTTCGCTTACCATTGAACGGGGAGATAAAATTGCGTTCCTAGGAGCGAACGGAGCAGGAAAAACAACACTCTTAAAGCTCATTGGTGGACTCTTGTATCCGACATCAGGTGAAATTCTGGTCAACCATTATCAGACTCAAAAGCAAAACATGCAGGCCCGTCAAACCATCGGATTCGTGTTGAATGAAGAGCGTAGTTTTTATTGGCGACTGACAGGCAGGCAGAACCTTGAGTTTTTCGGAAAACTGGACAATCTAAAGGGTGAAGCGCTTCACCAAAAAATCGATGAATTGCTCGATCTGGTCCAGTTAACCGCTCATGCCGAAAAAGATTTTGCTGGCTACTCTTCGGGTATGAAACAGCGACTTGCGATCGCACGGGGGCTGCTTGCAGATCCTGAAGTACTGATCCTGGATGAGCCCACCCGCACACTCGATCCTATCGGAAAGGAAGAAGTCATCGCCCTGATCAAAATGAAGATCCATCAACAATTGGATCGAACCCTACTGATCGCAACACACGATCTTGAAGAGGCCCAGGCTATGTGTAATAAGATCATCATCATGAAGGCGGGCAAAATATTGCATTATGGCACGACCGACGCCATTCTAGCACAATATGGCAGCTTACAGGATTACTACTTTGAAATGATCATGGGACAACCTACACCTCGTTATCATGAACTTCTGGCATAA
- a CDS encoding ABC transporter permease — protein sequence MNFWHKAKAFIIKDFIIETSYKVSFVIQMFGSILPLVSFFFVGKLVEEGSSETLAKYGGEYFPFALIGIAFTRYFQLAVTTFSDSMRRAQMAGCLESILSSQTNPKAIVLNSALYSFLSAAVQLILIFVVGSLFLGFSFENINVFATLVTFIVSVLAFISFGMFAAAGTIIFKKGEPFGFVFSHLSAILGGAYFPITLMPNWLETISYVFPIYYALDALRLTILQGYSLTMIAQDLYIICGMTLIFFPLSLYFFEWAVEKGKREGTLIQY from the coding sequence ATGAACTTCTGGCATAAGGCAAAGGCTTTCATCATCAAAGACTTCATCATTGAGACGAGCTACAAAGTGAGTTTCGTGATCCAAATGTTTGGATCCATTTTACCGCTGGTCTCCTTCTTCTTTGTTGGGAAACTGGTCGAGGAAGGATCGTCAGAAACGCTGGCCAAATATGGAGGAGAATACTTTCCATTCGCGCTGATTGGTATCGCTTTCACCAGATATTTCCAATTAGCAGTAACCACATTTTCCGACAGCATGCGTCGTGCTCAGATGGCTGGCTGCCTTGAATCAATCCTCAGTTCTCAGACCAATCCTAAGGCAATTGTTCTCAACTCTGCACTGTACAGCTTTCTGTCTGCCGCAGTTCAACTGATACTGATCTTTGTTGTAGGAAGCCTATTTCTTGGATTCAGTTTTGAAAACATCAATGTATTCGCCACTTTGGTCACCTTCATCGTTTCCGTTTTGGCTTTCATCAGCTTTGGCATGTTCGCAGCTGCAGGGACAATTATCTTCAAGAAAGGCGAGCCGTTTGGTTTTGTATTCAGCCATTTAAGTGCCATCCTTGGAGGTGCCTATTTCCCCATCACCCTGATGCCCAATTGGCTTGAAACCATATCATATGTTTTCCCGATCTACTATGCCTTAGATGCACTGCGACTGACCATACTGCAAGGGTATTCTTTGACCATGATCGCCCAGGATCTATATATTATCTGTGGCATGACGCTTATCTTTTTCCCATTGAGTCTCTACTTTTTTGAGTGGGCCGTTGAAAAAGGAAAACGAGAGGGAACATTGATCCAATACTAA
- a CDS encoding DoxX family protein: MNPFKGQSFKRRDLSHWIPRLIVAIIIAQTLPAKFLAVPESVWIFDQLNMEPGGRIIIAIFELIAVVALVSRHYIIGAIISLSIISAANFYHFTVLGLEVNNDGGLLFIFSIIVVMCSLWVVMYWNLFHNSRKARLNRLEKENIYVDHHLIEEDADLQGK, from the coding sequence ATGAATCCATTTAAAGGCCAAAGTTTTAAACGTCGAGACCTGTCACATTGGATACCTCGACTTATTGTGGCCATTATCATCGCGCAAACACTTCCTGCCAAATTCTTAGCCGTTCCTGAAAGTGTCTGGATCTTCGATCAACTTAATATGGAGCCTGGTGGCAGGATCATCATCGCGATCTTTGAATTGATCGCCGTTGTGGCCCTGGTTTCCAGACATTACATTATTGGTGCCATCATATCACTTAGCATCATCAGTGCTGCCAATTTCTATCACTTCACCGTTCTGGGACTTGAAGTTAATAATGATGGAGGTCTACTATTCATTTTCAGCATCATCGTTGTGATGTGCTCTCTTTGGGTTGTGATGTACTGGAACTTATTCCACAACTCCCGCAAAGCAAGACTGAATCGATTGGAAAAAGAGAATATTTATGTAGACCATCACCTCATCGAGGAAGATGCAGACCTTCAAGGGAAGTAG
- a CDS encoding alpha-amylase family glycosyl hydrolase: MKFKLLALTLLLTAYACNTPKTQVEEKPAEAAQAAEANFMWENANMYFLLTDRFKNGDPSNDNSFGRQPDGAPLRSFMGGDIRGVIQKLDEGYFQELGVNAIWMTPVFQQVKSSVDEGYGSQYAFHGYWISDWTTLDPNFGTIEDLKELIKKAHNQGIRIVFDVVINHTGPVTEMDPKYEESWVRTSPQCTYSSYASTVTCTLVENLPDVRTESDEAVELPRYLVDKWKAEGRYEQEVAELDAFFEATGHPRAPRFYIMKWITDYIKELGIDGLRVDTVKHVEETVWKELYQLALQALKDWKTANPAEKLDDLDLYYLGEVYNYSIYNKEFTMDGGVEKIDYYAQGFNSLINFAFKGEVVKKPEEVFSTYSNILNSPEWEGLTTLHYIASHDDGAILDRSREQIKDFATMLMLVPGGAQIYYGDELGRKLEYEGASGDATLRTPMPWEELETNETMQATLAHWQKLGKFRRDHPSIGAGVHEMIQAAPYTFKRTLSDEVTDQVVVVMDPTSEVNVANTFPEGQEVKDHYSGAIGIVKDGKVTFNQDSPIRLVAL, encoded by the coding sequence ATGAAGTTTAAGCTCCTAGCCCTCACCTTGTTACTGACTGCTTACGCATGTAATACACCGAAAACTCAAGTGGAAGAAAAACCTGCGGAAGCAGCTCAAGCTGCCGAAGCAAATTTCATGTGGGAAAATGCCAACATGTATTTTCTGTTGACGGATCGGTTCAAAAATGGTGATCCCTCCAATGACAATTCATTTGGCCGACAACCAGATGGTGCACCATTGCGGAGCTTTATGGGCGGAGATATCCGTGGAGTGATCCAGAAACTGGACGAAGGTTATTTTCAGGAGCTTGGTGTCAATGCCATTTGGATGACACCTGTTTTTCAACAAGTCAAATCATCCGTAGACGAAGGTTATGGTAGTCAATACGCCTTCCATGGTTATTGGATCTCCGACTGGACCACACTGGATCCAAATTTTGGAACAATAGAAGACTTAAAAGAACTGATCAAGAAAGCCCACAACCAGGGCATCCGGATCGTATTTGATGTAGTGATCAACCATACCGGGCCTGTTACAGAGATGGACCCTAAATACGAAGAATCCTGGGTACGCACCTCTCCACAATGCACCTACAGTAGCTACGCCTCAACCGTGACTTGTACTTTAGTGGAAAACCTACCTGATGTTAGAACTGAATCAGATGAAGCCGTCGAGCTACCCCGGTACTTAGTAGACAAGTGGAAAGCAGAAGGCCGCTATGAGCAGGAAGTGGCCGAACTAGATGCGTTTTTTGAAGCTACCGGCCATCCAAGAGCTCCCCGCTTCTACATCATGAAATGGATCACCGATTATATCAAAGAATTGGGCATAGACGGATTGCGCGTTGATACGGTAAAACATGTGGAAGAAACCGTCTGGAAAGAACTCTATCAATTGGCACTACAGGCATTAAAGGATTGGAAAACAGCTAACCCGGCTGAGAAACTAGATGATCTGGACCTATACTATCTAGGTGAAGTTTACAATTACTCGATCTACAACAAGGAGTTCACCATGGATGGTGGTGTTGAAAAAATCGACTACTACGCCCAGGGTTTCAACAGCTTGATCAACTTTGCCTTCAAAGGGGAAGTCGTCAAAAAACCTGAAGAAGTATTCTCCACTTATTCCAATATTCTGAACAGTCCTGAGTGGGAAGGACTAACTACTCTGCATTACATTGCCTCTCATGATGATGGCGCCATTCTGGATCGTTCAAGAGAGCAGATCAAAGACTTTGCTACGATGCTGATGCTCGTACCCGGAGGTGCTCAAATCTATTATGGAGATGAATTAGGCAGAAAACTGGAATATGAAGGTGCATCCGGAGATGCGACCTTGAGAACGCCAATGCCCTGGGAAGAACTTGAGACCAATGAAACCATGCAAGCTACATTAGCACACTGGCAAAAGCTCGGGAAATTCAGAAGAGACCACCCTTCTATCGGCGCTGGGGTTCATGAAATGATTCAAGCAGCTCCTTATACTTTCAAAAGAACTTTATCTGATGAAGTTACTGATCAGGTAGTTGTGGTAATGGACCCCACTTCTGAAGTAAATGTCGCAAATACCTTTCCAGAAGGACAGGAAGTAAAAGACCATTACAGTGGAGCAATTGGAATTGTAAAAGATGGAAAAGTTACCTTCAATCAGGATAGTCCCATCAGGCTAGTAGCGCTATAA
- a CDS encoding HAMP domain-containing sensor histidine kinase, which translates to METILLNLIFLVALGVLVNYGYSILVSQSNLLKAEGFNDYYSILLQSPLLLKLNPFFGLKRRMLELTKERDKLSHVIQQVLSRQNKSQEQIKTAYMAKINEGMAHELNNSLNIVNGAIKPICQDFEALKSHIKVEGETGAQLMAEVELLLKALAQSAERACDSASNFLDMLPDQIESFDEEQQLDVVVKRMINWYKILYPEITFNFQIEMDLQLNSEASDLLMAINCLLINAIEASVQRPNAKIDIGILGNKGQLVVVVMDNGKGIPNEIKGRIFEPFFTTKDSIQIAGLGLFNIYELITKKDGSIRVKDNPNGEGGTIFSVNLPVD; encoded by the coding sequence ATGGAAACAATACTATTGAATTTGATTTTCTTAGTGGCACTCGGTGTGTTGGTCAATTATGGATACTCGATCCTCGTGTCCCAAAGTAATCTTTTAAAAGCCGAAGGCTTCAACGATTATTACTCTATATTATTGCAATCACCTCTTCTTCTTAAGCTCAATCCTTTCTTCGGTTTGAAACGAAGAATGCTGGAATTGACTAAAGAACGAGACAAACTGAGTCATGTAATACAGCAAGTATTATCTCGTCAGAACAAATCACAAGAGCAGATCAAAACTGCATATATGGCCAAAATCAATGAAGGAATGGCCCATGAGTTAAATAATTCTCTGAACATCGTTAATGGAGCGATAAAACCAATCTGTCAAGATTTTGAAGCATTAAAATCTCATATCAAAGTTGAAGGAGAAACTGGTGCACAGCTCATGGCTGAAGTGGAACTGTTACTCAAGGCCCTTGCTCAGAGTGCCGAAAGGGCCTGTGATTCAGCATCAAATTTTCTGGATATGCTACCTGATCAGATTGAAAGTTTCGATGAAGAGCAGCAGTTGGATGTAGTGGTAAAACGAATGATCAATTGGTACAAGATCTTATACCCCGAGATCACATTTAACTTTCAAATTGAAATGGATCTCCAGCTAAACTCGGAAGCCTCCGATCTCTTAATGGCCATCAATTGCTTACTCATCAATGCCATCGAGGCAAGTGTTCAAAGACCGAACGCTAAAATTGATATCGGAATCCTGGGAAACAAAGGCCAATTAGTTGTAGTTGTTATGGATAATGGCAAGGGAATTCCCAATGAAATCAAGGGAAGAATCTTTGAACCATTTTTCACAACGAAGGATAGCATTCAAATCGCAGGACTTGGGCTTTTCAATATTTATGAACTGATTACAAAAAAAGATGGATCCATCAGGGTGAAGGACAATCCGAACGGCGAAGGCGGAACCATATTTAGCGTGAATCTACCGGTTGACTAA
- a CDS encoding tetratricopeptide repeat protein — MNRKRQNWKKIIPTFIIGCCLLAACEMQADQEILATSESESLEVALQETREFMYDDPIRGISSLDEIIDQAKSQNSALITGKALWYQAYLQHQLMDDVSKAYFAYKESLKYLDQTTDAITKAKVRNNLAVLNEYYGQYDFAISIYQSILEDRDKLAEEQLSNVYYNLGRNYKLKGDEESFFKAEDAFTQSLELAQSIDHHRNIARANNQVGMMYKDLADYDMSRIAYRNTIRDYQNDSKSDGVLDFVGQAYHGMGVTYMEQERFDEANEAFREALKYKTDSESIFITKYDLGSVLFELGQPMEAIATWKDALKEKHNKNERIQVEIYAKLTSALAAHNEYADALMYAQIYNEHISNILSEGEKYQAENNRVIFADIIREYDEFNQVIPFYKEPWAIVLMFIFIALAVYTGSRAYYQSKLSTKVSDTRSEIQIEFQNIKLD; from the coding sequence ATGAACCGTAAGAGACAAAATTGGAAAAAGATCATTCCTACATTTATTATAGGATGTTGCTTATTGGCTGCATGTGAAATGCAAGCTGATCAAGAAATACTTGCCACCTCTGAATCCGAATCTTTGGAAGTGGCGTTGCAAGAGACGCGGGAGTTCATGTATGATGATCCAATTCGAGGAATCTCCAGTCTGGATGAAATCATCGATCAAGCTAAATCGCAAAACTCAGCACTAATAACTGGTAAGGCTCTATGGTACCAGGCATATCTACAACATCAATTGATGGATGATGTATCTAAAGCATATTTTGCGTATAAGGAATCACTGAAATATCTGGATCAAACTACAGATGCAATCACCAAAGCAAAAGTCAGGAACAACCTGGCTGTCTTGAACGAATATTATGGTCAATATGATTTCGCGATTAGCATCTATCAAAGTATTCTTGAAGATCGAGACAAACTTGCGGAAGAGCAGCTTTCTAACGTCTATTATAACCTTGGCAGAAATTACAAACTGAAAGGAGATGAAGAATCGTTCTTCAAAGCGGAAGATGCTTTTACACAATCACTGGAATTGGCTCAAAGCATTGATCACCATAGAAACATTGCCCGTGCGAATAATCAGGTTGGTATGATGTATAAGGATCTTGCTGATTATGACATGTCCAGAATCGCTTACAGGAATACTATTCGAGATTATCAAAACGATTCCAAAAGTGATGGTGTATTAGATTTTGTAGGACAGGCCTATCATGGAATGGGAGTCACCTACATGGAGCAAGAACGATTTGACGAAGCTAACGAAGCCTTTAGAGAAGCGTTAAAATATAAAACTGATAGTGAATCTATTTTTATCACCAAATATGATCTTGGAAGTGTGCTTTTTGAACTTGGCCAACCTATGGAAGCTATCGCTACCTGGAAAGATGCCCTGAAAGAAAAACACAATAAAAATGAGCGAATCCAGGTAGAAATTTATGCTAAACTCACTTCTGCACTTGCTGCACACAATGAATATGCAGACGCTTTAATGTATGCACAAATTTATAATGAGCATATCAGTAACATTCTTTCCGAAGGTGAAAAATATCAAGCTGAAAACAATCGAGTGATCTTTGCAGATATCATCCGCGAGTACGACGAATTCAATCAAGTCATTCCTTTTTACAAGGAACCGTGGGCCATTGTGCTCATGTTTATTTTCATCGCTTTAGCGGTGTACACAGGCAGTCGTGCCTATTATCAATCTAAATTATCCACGAAGGTGTCTGATACAAGATCTGAAATCCAGATCGAATTTCAGAACATCAAACTAGATTAA
- a CDS encoding helix-turn-helix transcriptional regulator, with product MDLINKNIKTLRRVENIKSQSEFGEIIGVPSHNINKYENNVIPKPDVLRSVAQAFKINLHLFITKEMTESNYEEFKIEHNTEAKLENLVNESTQNFEITRNDIDRIATFFSDKLRRIEEEDTNEIDRRRLFGDLKAIFLAYNQKLKDFYIMQDTLSDIISGKIGEK from the coding sequence GTGGATCTGATTAATAAAAATATTAAGACTTTACGGAGGGTTGAGAACATCAAAAGTCAGAGCGAGTTTGGGGAAATTATTGGGGTTCCAAGCCATAATATTAATAAATACGAAAACAATGTAATCCCTAAACCGGATGTTTTGAGAAGTGTAGCTCAGGCCTTCAAGATCAACCTTCACTTGTTCATCACCAAAGAGATGACCGAGAGTAATTATGAAGAGTTTAAAATTGAGCACAACACAGAAGCTAAGCTGGAGAATCTGGTAAATGAGTCCACTCAAAACTTTGAGATCACCCGCAATGACATTGACCGGATTGCTACGTTTTTCAGTGATAAACTGCGCAGAATAGAAGAGGAAGATACCAATGAAATTGACCGTCGCCGCTTATTTGGGGACTTAAAAGCGATATTTCTGGCTTACAACCAGAAACTGAAGGACTTCTATATTATGCAGGATACCCTTTCCGATATCATTAGCGGTAAGATAGGAGAGAAGTAG